Proteins found in one Pseudoxanthomonas sp. SL93 genomic segment:
- the speA gene encoding arginine decarboxylase: MSDWSTDRARKTYSIPHWAEGYFDVDSAGRIVVSPKGAQGPLIPLPEVVDAARAQGAQLPLLVRFPDILGDRLAKLQSAFAQAQADWEYKGGYTAVYPIKVNQHRGVAGTLASHAGEGFGLEAGSKPELMAVLALSRPGGLIVCNGYKDREYIRLALIGRKLGLQTFIVIEKPSELALVIEESHKLGVKPGLGVRMRLATLGAGKWQNSGGDKAKFGLSPRQVLDLWKQLRDAGLQDTLGLLHFHMGSQISNVRDIANGMREATRYFVELSKLGATISHVDVGGGLGIDYEGTRSRSYCSINYGLGQYASNIVQPLAEACEQHALTPPRIVTECGRAMTAHHAVLVVNVSEVEQAPEGRVPPSHDDEPAVIRHLREIHGELDTRPAVELFHEAQHHHSEGLSLYALGQIDLVHRARIDDLFYAIAHAVRARLSSDERSHRDLLDELNERLVDKYFVNFSVFESIPDVWAIDQVFPIVPIERLDEAPTRRGIIADMTCDSDGMVKTYVENEGLDSSLPLHAMKHGESYRLGIFLVGAYQEILGDIHNLFGDTDAVEVSADAGTGYLLTQQRRGDTTDVMLDYVGYQLADLRAVYRQRVEEAGLSADESKLLSDALEAGLTGYTYLSDEPLA, translated from the coding sequence ATGAGCGACTGGTCCACCGACCGAGCCCGCAAGACCTACTCCATCCCGCACTGGGCGGAGGGGTACTTCGACGTGGACAGCGCCGGCCGCATCGTGGTCTCGCCGAAGGGCGCGCAGGGTCCGCTCATTCCGTTGCCCGAGGTGGTGGATGCCGCGCGCGCGCAGGGCGCGCAGCTGCCGCTGCTGGTGCGGTTCCCGGACATCCTGGGCGACCGCCTGGCCAAGCTGCAGTCGGCCTTCGCGCAGGCGCAGGCCGACTGGGAATACAAGGGCGGCTACACGGCGGTCTATCCGATCAAGGTCAACCAGCACCGTGGCGTCGCCGGCACGCTGGCTTCGCATGCCGGCGAAGGCTTCGGCCTGGAAGCCGGCAGCAAACCCGAACTGATGGCCGTGCTGGCGCTGTCGCGCCCCGGCGGCCTGATCGTCTGCAACGGCTACAAGGACCGCGAGTACATCCGCCTGGCGCTGATCGGCCGCAAGCTGGGCCTGCAGACCTTCATCGTCATCGAGAAGCCGTCCGAGCTGGCGCTGGTCATCGAGGAATCGCACAAGCTGGGCGTGAAGCCCGGCCTGGGCGTGCGCATGCGGCTGGCCACGCTGGGTGCGGGCAAGTGGCAGAACAGCGGCGGCGACAAGGCCAAGTTCGGCCTGTCCCCGCGCCAGGTGCTGGACCTGTGGAAGCAGCTGCGCGACGCCGGCCTGCAGGACACGCTGGGCCTGCTGCACTTCCACATGGGCTCGCAGATCAGCAACGTGCGCGACATCGCCAACGGCATGCGCGAGGCGACCCGTTATTTCGTCGAACTGTCGAAGCTGGGCGCGACCATCAGCCACGTCGATGTCGGCGGCGGCCTGGGAATCGATTACGAAGGCACGCGTTCGCGCAGCTACTGCTCGATCAACTACGGCCTTGGCCAGTACGCCAGCAACATCGTGCAGCCGCTGGCCGAGGCCTGCGAGCAGCATGCCCTCACGCCGCCGCGCATCGTCACCGAATGCGGCCGCGCAATGACGGCGCACCACGCCGTGCTGGTGGTCAACGTGTCCGAAGTCGAGCAGGCGCCGGAGGGCCGCGTGCCGCCGTCGCACGACGACGAGCCGGCGGTGATCCGCCACCTGCGCGAGATCCATGGCGAACTGGACACGCGGCCGGCGGTCGAACTGTTCCACGAAGCGCAGCACCACCACAGTGAGGGCCTGTCGCTGTACGCACTGGGCCAGATCGACCTGGTGCACCGCGCGCGCATCGACGACCTGTTCTACGCCATCGCGCATGCCGTGCGCGCGCGGCTGAGCAGCGACGAGCGCAGCCACCGTGACCTGCTGGATGAGCTGAACGAGCGCCTGGTCGACAAGTACTTCGTCAACTTCAGCGTGTTCGAATCGATCCCGGATGTCTGGGCGATCGACCAGGTGTTCCCGATCGTGCCCATTGAACGGCTGGACGAAGCGCCGACGCGCCGCGGCATCATCGCCGACATGACCTGCGACTCGGACGGCATGGTGAAGACCTACGTCGAGAACGAAGGCCTGGATTCCTCGCTGCCGCTGCATGCGATGAAGCACGGCGAGAGCTACCGGCTGGGCATCTTCCTGGTCGGCGCGTACCAGGAGATCCTGGGCGACATCCACAATCTGTTCGGCGACACCGACGCGGTGGAAGTCAGCGCCGATGCCGGCACCGGTTACCTGCTCACCCAGCAGCGCCGCGGCGATACCACCGACGTGATGCTCGACTACGTGGGCTACCAGCTCGCCGACCTGCGCGCGGTGTATCGCCAGCGCGTGGAAGAGGCCGGGTTGTCGGCCGACGAATCGAAACTGCTGTCTGACGCGCTGGAAGCGGGGCTTACCGGTTACACCTACCTCTCGGACGAACCGCTGGCGTAG
- a CDS encoding SDR family NAD(P)-dependent oxidoreductase: MTRTALITGATSGFGAAATRRFVAAGWRVIATGRRAERLQALVDELGADHVHAAAFDIRDEAAMDVALAALPQDFRGINLLVNNAGLAQGTAPAQSALLSDWRTMIDTNITALVTLTHRLLPLLVERKGAIINISSVAGVYPYPGGNTYGGSKAFVSQFSLGLRSDLHGTGVRVTTIEPGMAETEFTLVRTHGDRQASDKLYTGAAPMTAEDIADTIFYVATLPPHLNINRLEIMPVSQSVAGFQVARA; the protein is encoded by the coding sequence ATGACCCGTACCGCTCTCATCACTGGCGCCACCTCCGGCTTCGGCGCCGCCGCCACCCGCCGCTTCGTGGCCGCGGGCTGGCGCGTGATCGCCACCGGCCGCCGGGCCGAACGCCTGCAGGCGCTGGTGGATGAACTGGGTGCCGACCACGTGCACGCCGCCGCGTTCGATATCCGTGACGAAGCCGCGATGGATGTCGCGCTGGCGGCATTGCCGCAAGACTTTCGCGGCATCAACCTGCTGGTGAACAACGCAGGCCTGGCGCAGGGCACCGCACCAGCGCAGAGCGCGCTGCTGTCCGACTGGCGCACGATGATCGACACCAACATCACCGCACTGGTCACACTGACGCACCGCTTGCTGCCGCTGCTGGTGGAGCGCAAGGGCGCGATCATCAACATCAGCTCGGTGGCGGGCGTGTATCCCTACCCGGGCGGCAACACCTACGGTGGCAGCAAGGCGTTCGTCAGCCAGTTCTCGCTGGGGCTGCGCAGCGACCTGCATGGCACCGGCGTGCGCGTGACGACCATCGAACCTGGCATGGCCGAAACCGAATTCACCCTGGTGCGCACGCATGGCGACCGGCAGGCATCGGACAAGCTGTACACCGGCGCCGCGCCGATGACGGCCGAGGACATCGCCGACACCATCTTCTACGTCGCCACCCTGCCGCCGCACCTCAATATCAACCGGCTGGAGATCATGCCGGTGTCGCAGTCGGTGGCGGGCTTCCAAGTCGCGCGCGCGTAG
- a CDS encoding SPOR domain-containing protein yields the protein MAARRGKSQATRNSSQATPAWVWLILGLLIGLAIYFIAPGLMKKDGDGFFRPQPNPDAQPAPIDSADVDAVVPETPATDAEGPATATPADDATAKETQYDFYTLLPGKEVQMSDAELAASAREEEARKARAALAGNAPVPAASTNTPGTAATAPQPTPINETAATTTTATTPPATPSSNNAPPKPATVASADNNARYILQAGAFGASGDAEATKAKIALLGLSARVESAQINGKTVYRVRMGPYGTAGELAEAKQKLASGGLPAMAIKAQ from the coding sequence ATGGCAGCAAGGCGCGGCAAGAGTCAGGCCACCCGTAATTCCAGCCAGGCCACCCCCGCATGGGTGTGGCTGATCCTCGGCCTGCTGATCGGCCTGGCGATCTATTTCATCGCCCCCGGCCTGATGAAGAAGGACGGCGACGGCTTCTTCCGTCCTCAGCCGAACCCCGACGCACAGCCGGCGCCGATCGACAGCGCGGACGTGGATGCGGTGGTGCCGGAAACCCCGGCCACCGACGCCGAGGGTCCCGCCACGGCCACGCCGGCCGATGACGCCACGGCGAAGGAAACGCAGTACGACTTCTACACCCTGCTGCCAGGCAAGGAAGTGCAGATGTCCGACGCCGAACTGGCCGCCAGCGCACGCGAGGAAGAAGCCCGCAAGGCGCGCGCCGCACTGGCCGGCAATGCGCCGGTCCCCGCGGCATCCACGAACACGCCCGGCACCGCTGCAACGGCGCCGCAGCCGACGCCCATCAACGAGACGGCTGCGACCACCACGACGGCAACCACACCGCCCGCAACGCCGTCCTCCAACAACGCCCCGCCCAAACCGGCCACCGTCGCCAGCGCGGACAACAACGCGCGCTACATCCTGCAGGCCGGGGCCTTCGGCGCCTCGGGCGATGCCGAAGCGACCAAGGCGAAGATCGCCCTGCTCGGCCTGAGCGCCCGCGTCGAATCCGCCCAGATCAACGGCAAGACGGTGTACCGCGTGCGCATGGGCCCTTACGGCACCGCTGGCGAACTGGCCGAAGCGAAGCAGAAGCTCGCCAGCGGTGGTCTGCCGGCCATGGCGATCAAGGCGCAGTGA
- the argS gene encoding arginine--tRNA ligase, giving the protein MKASLRALITRGIDALRTAGTLPADTATPDFVVERPKTREHGDFATNAAMQLAKAARSNPRAIATALVAALPPSDDVAKVEIAGPGFINFHLSPGAYQREVATTLAQGAAYGRNDSGAGRTVGVEYVSANPTGPLHVGHGRAGAIGDCIARVLQANGWNTRREFYYNDAGVQIDNLAKSTQARALGKSPDGEGWPEDGYRGDYIADVAKAYLAGDTVEVEGHAVTGGKDPHDLDAIRRFAVAYLRREQNLDLEAFGVSFDTYFLESSLYADRKVEETVRKLIASGHTYEEGGALWLKSTDFGDDKDRVMRKSDGTYTYFVPDVAYHLSKWQRGYQRAITELGADHHGSLARVKAGLQALNEGIPVGYPEYVLHQMVTVMRGGEEVKLSKRAGSYFTLRDLIEETSADATRWFLIARKPDSQLTFDIDLARQQSNDNPVFYVQYAHARVCSLLRQAAEKGYAYDQAQALANLSLLDDDTSLSLMVELSRYPEVVEAAGESLEPHTVAQYLRDLAYAFHTWYAGTPVLVEDAALRDARLALALAVRQALANGLDLLGVSAPEKM; this is encoded by the coding sequence GTGAAAGCCTCCCTCCGCGCCCTGATCACCCGGGGCATCGACGCCCTGCGCACCGCCGGCACCCTGCCGGCCGACACCGCCACGCCGGACTTCGTGGTCGAACGCCCCAAGACGCGCGAGCACGGCGATTTCGCCACCAACGCCGCCATGCAGCTGGCCAAGGCCGCGCGCAGCAATCCCCGCGCCATCGCCACCGCCCTGGTAGCCGCCTTGCCGCCCAGTGATGACGTGGCGAAGGTCGAGATCGCGGGGCCTGGCTTCATCAACTTCCACCTGTCGCCCGGCGCCTACCAGCGCGAAGTCGCGACCACGCTGGCGCAGGGCGCCGCGTACGGCCGCAACGATAGCGGTGCCGGCCGCACGGTGGGCGTGGAATATGTCTCCGCCAACCCGACCGGTCCGCTGCACGTCGGCCACGGCCGCGCGGGCGCCATCGGCGACTGCATCGCGCGCGTGCTGCAGGCCAACGGCTGGAACACCCGGCGCGAGTTCTACTACAACGACGCCGGCGTGCAGATCGACAACCTGGCCAAGTCGACCCAGGCACGCGCGCTGGGCAAGTCGCCCGACGGCGAGGGCTGGCCCGAAGACGGCTACCGCGGCGATTACATCGCCGACGTGGCGAAGGCCTACCTGGCCGGCGATACCGTCGAGGTCGAAGGCCATGCCGTGACCGGCGGCAAGGATCCGCACGACCTCGATGCCATCCGCCGTTTCGCCGTGGCCTACCTGCGCCGCGAGCAGAACCTGGACCTGGAGGCGTTCGGCGTGTCGTTCGACACGTACTTCCTGGAAAGCTCGCTGTACGCCGACCGGAAGGTCGAGGAAACCGTGCGCAAGCTCATCGCCTCCGGCCACACCTATGAGGAAGGCGGCGCACTGTGGCTGAAGTCCACCGACTTCGGCGACGACAAGGACCGCGTGATGCGCAAGTCCGACGGCACGTACACCTACTTCGTGCCCGACGTGGCCTACCACCTCAGCAAGTGGCAGCGCGGCTACCAGCGCGCCATCACCGAACTGGGCGCCGACCACCACGGCTCGCTGGCGCGCGTGAAGGCCGGTCTGCAGGCGCTGAACGAAGGCATTCCCGTGGGCTATCCGGAGTACGTGCTGCACCAGATGGTCACGGTGATGCGCGGCGGCGAGGAAGTGAAGCTCTCCAAGCGTGCCGGCAGCTACTTCACCCTGCGCGACCTGATCGAGGAGACCAGCGCCGATGCCACCCGCTGGTTCCTGATCGCGCGCAAGCCGGATTCGCAGCTGACGTTCGACATCGACCTGGCCCGGCAGCAGAGCAACGACAATCCGGTGTTCTACGTGCAGTACGCGCATGCGCGCGTCTGCAGCCTGCTGCGCCAGGCGGCCGAAAAGGGCTACGCCTACGACCAGGCGCAGGCCTTGGCCAACCTTTCCCTGCTGGACGACGACACCTCGCTGTCCCTGATGGTGGAACTGTCGCGATATCCGGAAGTGGTGGAAGCCGCCGGCGAATCGCTGGAGCCGCATACCGTCGCGCAATACCTGCGCGACTTGGCCTATGCTTTCCACACGTGGTACGCCGGCACGCCGGTGCTGGTGGAAGACGCCGCGCTGCGTGATGCACGACTGGCGCTGGCGCTGGCGGTGCGCCAGGCACTGGCGAACGGTCTGGACCTGTTGGGCGTCAGCGCCCCCGAAAAGATGTAA
- the radC gene encoding DNA repair protein RadC, with protein sequence MHIRDWPHTERPREKLLARGPASLSDAELLAIFLGSGLQGRDAVATARDLLAIHGPLRLLLERPPTELTTLPGLGPARACALAGALELGTRFLQASLERGDAISDPQAAGSYFAQRLRGRPQEVFAALFLDTRHRALAFEELFQGSVDSAEVYPREVARRALAHNAAALIVGHNHPSGCAEPSAADRTVTAKLKQALALVDVRLLDHFVVGDGPPQSMAARGWV encoded by the coding sequence ATGCATATCCGCGACTGGCCCCACACCGAACGCCCCCGAGAAAAGCTGTTGGCCCGCGGCCCCGCCAGCCTCAGCGATGCCGAGCTGCTGGCGATCTTCCTCGGCTCGGGCCTGCAGGGGCGTGATGCAGTGGCGACCGCACGCGACCTGCTGGCGATCCATGGCCCACTGCGCCTGCTGCTGGAACGTCCCCCCACCGAGCTGACCACGCTGCCCGGGCTGGGGCCGGCCCGGGCCTGCGCGCTGGCCGGTGCGCTGGAACTGGGCACGCGCTTCCTGCAGGCGTCGCTGGAACGGGGTGACGCCATCAGCGACCCCCAGGCCGCCGGGAGCTACTTCGCCCAGCGCCTGCGCGGCAGGCCCCAGGAGGTGTTCGCCGCCCTGTTCCTGGACACGCGGCACCGGGCGCTGGCCTTCGAGGAGTTGTTCCAGGGCTCGGTGGACAGCGCCGAGGTCTATCCGCGCGAAGTGGCCCGACGGGCGCTGGCCCACAACGCGGCGGCATTGATCGTGGGCCACAACCATCCCTCCGGGTGTGCCGAGCCTTCGGCCGCCGACCGCACCGTCACCGCGAAGCTGAAGCAGGCCCTGGCGCTGGTGGACGTGCGGCTGCTGGACCACTTCGTCGTCGGCGACGGACCGCCGCAGTCGATGGCGGCACGCGGCTGGGTATGA
- the coaBC gene encoding bifunctional phosphopantothenoylcysteine decarboxylase/phosphopantothenate--cysteine ligase CoaBC — MSGSNKAQGLAGRRLLLCVGGGIAAYKSLELVRRLKDAGADVQVAMTAGAQQFVTPLSFQALSGQPTRTTLWDSAAEQAMGHIELARWAERIVIAPATADLLARLTHGLADDLVTTLCLATTAPLTVAPAMNHRMWQHPATQANLATLRSRGVHVVGPNDGPLAEGESGPGRLAEPDEIVAALAQAMGAPTATTATATTTARQELAGLKIVVSAGPTYEDLDPVRYLGNRSSGKMGFAVAASAARRGAQVTLVAGPVSLPTPPGVTRVDVRSAAQMHDAVFAALPADVYIGAAAVADYTPREPAANKIKKSSESLALDLVRTPDILAKVAGQTQALKLVVGFAAETNNVAEYARGKLVAKRLDMIVANRVGIADGGFESDQNAMTAYWKDGERAFASAPKTQLADELIDLIVERLDA, encoded by the coding sequence GTGAGCGGATCGAACAAGGCGCAGGGGCTGGCAGGACGTCGTCTCCTGTTGTGCGTGGGGGGCGGCATTGCCGCCTACAAGTCGCTGGAGCTGGTGCGCCGGCTCAAGGACGCCGGGGCCGACGTGCAGGTGGCCATGACCGCCGGCGCGCAGCAGTTCGTCACGCCGCTCAGCTTCCAGGCCCTGTCCGGCCAGCCCACCCGCACCACGCTGTGGGACAGTGCGGCCGAACAGGCCATGGGCCACATCGAACTGGCCCGCTGGGCCGAGCGCATCGTCATCGCCCCCGCCACGGCCGACCTGCTGGCACGCCTCACCCACGGCCTGGCCGATGACCTGGTCACCACGCTCTGCCTGGCCACCACGGCGCCCCTGACCGTGGCCCCGGCCATGAACCACCGCATGTGGCAGCACCCGGCGACCCAGGCCAACCTGGCCACGCTCCGCAGCCGCGGCGTGCACGTGGTGGGACCCAACGACGGCCCGCTGGCCGAAGGCGAATCCGGCCCCGGCCGGCTGGCCGAGCCTGACGAGATCGTCGCCGCGCTGGCACAGGCGATGGGCGCGCCCACCGCCACCACCGCCACCGCCACCACCACCGCCCGGCAGGAGCTGGCCGGCCTGAAGATCGTCGTCAGCGCCGGCCCCACCTACGAAGACCTCGACCCGGTGCGTTACCTGGGCAACCGCAGCAGCGGCAAGATGGGATTCGCCGTGGCCGCCAGCGCTGCCCGCCGTGGCGCGCAGGTCACGCTGGTCGCCGGTCCGGTCAGCCTGCCCACGCCACCGGGCGTAACCCGGGTGGACGTGCGTTCTGCCGCGCAGATGCACGACGCGGTGTTCGCCGCGTTGCCGGCGGATGTCTACATCGGCGCCGCTGCCGTCGCCGACTACACCCCGCGCGAACCGGCCGCCAACAAGATCAAGAAATCCAGCGAATCGTTGGCGCTGGACTTGGTGCGCACGCCGGACATCCTCGCCAAGGTCGCCGGGCAGACGCAGGCATTGAAGCTGGTCGTCGGGTTCGCCGCCGAAACCAACAACGTGGCCGAATACGCCCGCGGCAAGCTGGTCGCCAAGCGGCTGGACATGATCGTCGCCAACCGCGTGGGCATCGCCGACGGCGGTTTCGAGAGCGACCAGAACGCGATGACCGCGTACTGGAAGGATGGCGAGCGCGCTTTTGCGTCCGCCCCCAAGACGCAGCTGGCCGATGAACTGATCGACCTGATCGTGGAGCGCCTGGACGCATGA
- the dut gene encoding dUTP diphosphatase gives MSTSHAVEVKLLDPRFGDEWPLPAYATEASAGMDLRAAIDAPLVLQPGDTALVPSGIALHLGDPQLCAVVLPRSGLGHRHGIVLGNGTGLIDADYQGPLLISVWNRGHETFTIQPGDRIAQVMVLPVVRVSLQVVDTFADSARGTGGFGHTGVR, from the coding sequence ATGAGCACGTCGCACGCCGTGGAAGTGAAACTGCTGGACCCGCGCTTCGGTGACGAGTGGCCATTACCGGCCTACGCCACCGAGGCCAGCGCCGGCATGGACCTGCGTGCCGCCATTGACGCTCCGCTGGTGCTGCAGCCCGGCGATACCGCGCTGGTGCCCAGCGGCATCGCCCTGCACCTGGGTGATCCGCAGCTGTGCGCGGTGGTGCTGCCGCGCTCCGGGCTGGGCCATCGCCACGGCATCGTGCTGGGCAACGGCACCGGCCTGATCGACGCCGATTACCAGGGCCCGCTGCTGATCAGCGTATGGAACCGGGGCCACGAGACCTTCACCATCCAGCCCGGCGACCGCATCGCCCAGGTCATGGTGTTGCCGGTAGTGCGCGTGAGCCTGCAGGTAGTGGATACTTTCGCCGACAGCGCACGGGGGACGGGTGGCTTTGGCCACACCGGCGTGCGGTGA
- a CDS encoding phosphomannomutase/phosphoglucomutase — protein sequence MKTTNESRARIPVGDLRRALPLASVLLVLVAGLLAWSGVRQWRDARLTEEVERARDTAATAVQSTYAAQTQQLAKRLAAAPVKAALASGDTAAAVAALREGWAGVEHVEILDGSLEAHYQDPATYGFSKLALLEAGMQGDAVAARVVKDGKATVFGLAAAVPQGVVYVRLPLARLTSGFDAVAVSGDGYLALRQGAFSVRERGNASLSEGAEVMAHAVGKTGLRVAAAVPDSESGPLGLGAIASLIAAGVLGLLALLALLVLRGGIRLPTFGKQKGAMVEDTDEPTLGEALLREPPPPPAGGTRTAPKDEYTQAEAKTVEVDPGIFRAYDIRGIVGQSLSIEVAELIGLAIGSVMRDEDLNDIVVGRDGRLSGPDLIGGLIEGLRKAGRNVIDIGLAPTPVAYFGAYHLRTGSSVAVTGSHNPPDYNGFKIVVGGQTLSGDAITDLYERIRDNRLFIANVRGDLQQRDVSADYIQRIADDVQLERPLKVVVDAGNGVAGDIAPQLLEAIGAEVIPLYCDVDGTFPNHHPDPSEPHNLEDLIQTVKRFDADIGLAFDGDGDRLGVVTKEGAIIFPDRLLMLFAADVLERNPGALIIYDVKCTGKLQGWVLRHGGTPMMWKTGHSLIKAKMRETGAELAGEMSGHFFFQERWYGFDDGLYSAARLLEILANRAETPSEVLAELPDGVSTPEIKVAVDEGTPHAIVERFVEGASFEGARLSTIDGLRADWDDGWGLVRASNTTPILVLRFEADNTEALERIKTEFRTRLQALAPELTMTF from the coding sequence ATGAAGACGACGAACGAGAGCCGCGCACGGATTCCCGTGGGTGACCTGCGCCGCGCGCTGCCGTTGGCCAGCGTGCTGCTGGTGCTGGTGGCCGGTCTGCTGGCCTGGAGTGGCGTGCGCCAGTGGCGCGACGCGCGACTGACCGAAGAGGTGGAGCGTGCCCGCGACACCGCCGCGACCGCCGTGCAGTCGACCTACGCCGCACAGACCCAGCAGCTGGCCAAGCGCCTGGCAGCCGCACCGGTCAAGGCCGCGCTGGCGTCCGGCGACACCGCCGCTGCCGTCGCCGCGCTGCGGGAGGGCTGGGCGGGTGTCGAGCATGTCGAAATACTCGACGGCAGCCTGGAAGCCCACTATCAGGACCCGGCCACCTACGGTTTCAGCAAGCTGGCCCTGCTTGAAGCGGGCATGCAGGGTGATGCCGTCGCCGCGCGCGTGGTGAAGGACGGCAAGGCCACGGTATTCGGCCTGGCCGCAGCCGTGCCGCAGGGTGTGGTCTATGTCCGCCTGCCGCTGGCCCGGCTGACCAGCGGCTTCGACGCCGTGGCGGTATCGGGCGACGGCTACCTAGCGCTGCGCCAGGGCGCTTTCAGCGTGCGCGAGCGCGGCAATGCCAGCCTGTCCGAGGGCGCGGAAGTCATGGCGCACGCGGTGGGCAAGACCGGCCTGCGTGTTGCGGCCGCGGTGCCCGACAGTGAATCCGGCCCGCTGGGGCTGGGCGCCATCGCCAGCCTGATCGCCGCCGGCGTGCTGGGCCTGCTGGCGCTGCTGGCCCTGCTGGTGCTGCGCGGTGGCATCCGCCTGCCGACATTCGGGAAACAGAAAGGAGCAATGGTGGAAGACACGGACGAACCGACCCTGGGCGAAGCGCTGCTGCGCGAACCCCCGCCGCCGCCGGCTGGCGGCACGCGCACCGCGCCGAAGGACGAATACACCCAGGCGGAAGCCAAGACCGTGGAAGTCGATCCCGGCATCTTCCGCGCCTATGACATCCGCGGCATCGTCGGGCAGTCCCTCAGCATCGAGGTCGCCGAACTGATCGGCCTGGCCATCGGTTCGGTGATGCGCGACGAGGACCTCAACGACATCGTGGTGGGCCGCGACGGCCGCCTTTCCGGCCCCGATCTGATCGGTGGGTTGATCGAAGGCCTGCGCAAGGCCGGCCGCAACGTCATCGACATCGGCCTGGCGCCTACTCCGGTGGCGTACTTCGGTGCCTACCACCTGCGTACCGGCAGCAGCGTGGCGGTGACCGGCAGCCACAACCCCCCGGACTACAACGGCTTCAAGATCGTCGTCGGCGGGCAGACGCTGTCTGGCGACGCCATCACCGACCTGTACGAGCGCATCCGCGACAACCGCCTGTTCATCGCCAACGTGCGCGGCGACCTGCAGCAGCGTGACGTGTCGGCCGACTACATCCAGCGCATCGCCGACGACGTGCAACTGGAGCGTCCGCTGAAGGTCGTGGTGGACGCCGGTAACGGCGTGGCCGGCGACATCGCGCCTCAGCTGCTGGAAGCGATCGGCGCGGAAGTCATCCCGCTGTACTGCGACGTCGACGGCACCTTCCCCAACCACCATCCCGATCCCAGCGAACCGCACAACCTGGAAGACCTCATCCAGACCGTGAAGCGTTTCGACGCCGACATCGGCCTGGCGTTCGACGGTGACGGCGACCGCCTGGGCGTGGTGACCAAGGAAGGCGCCATCATCTTCCCGGACCGCCTGCTGATGCTGTTCGCCGCCGACGTGCTGGAGCGCAACCCCGGCGCGCTGATCATCTACGACGTGAAGTGCACCGGAAAACTGCAGGGCTGGGTGCTGCGCCACGGCGGCACGCCGATGATGTGGAAGACCGGGCATTCGCTGATCAAGGCCAAGATGCGCGAAACCGGTGCCGAACTGGCGGGCGAGATGAGCGGCCATTTCTTCTTCCAGGAACGCTGGTACGGCTTCGACGACGGGCTGTACTCCGCCGCGCGCCTGCTGGAGATCCTGGCCAACCGCGCCGAAACGCCGTCCGAAGTGCTGGCCGAGCTGCCCGATGGCGTGTCCACGCCGGAGATCAAGGTGGCGGTGGACGAAGGCACGCCGCATGCCATCGTCGAGCGCTTCGTCGAAGGCGCCAGCTTCGAAGGCGCCCGCCTGTCCACCATCGACGGCCTGCGTGCCGACTGGGATGACGGCTGGGGCCTGGTGCGCGCGTCCAACACCACGCCGATCCTGGTGCTGCGCTTCGAAGCCGACAACACCGAAGCGCTGGAACGCATCAAGACCGAGTTCCGCACCCGCCTGCAGGCGCTGGCGCCGGAACTGACCATGACGTTCTGA